The DNA sequence GAGCGCATCGCAAGCGCGTGCCTTGAGCCTGCCCGTGGGCGGCAGGCACCGCGATGCGGCCACCGCGGTTGACGCTTGCCGTAGCGGCCACTAACTTCTATGGCCTATGTGGCCACCCCCGATGATGAAAGAGGCGTAGGCGTAGGGCGGAAGAGGCCGAAGGCCGTCATCCGCCAGCTGGCGCCGGGGTTGCCGCAGGCGCCAAGCAGGCGCGAACGCCGAGCGGCGGATGACGCTGCGCTATTCCGCCCTACGGGTCGCCCGGGACACGAGACAGGCCGTGACTTTCACGCTAAATTGTGGGCGGGCGGGGTACCGCGGTCGTGCGCATTCGGCCCGGCGGAGTTGCCCCGGCCGCGAGGGGCTTGCCAGTGCGAGTCGCCACTGGGCCATTGCCGGTCGAGCGGGCGAAATCCGGCACGGAGTTCTCCCGGCGCCGTATCCATGATGCTTACCACCAGGAGAAAAGGGATGATGCAGCGAACGATGCGAATGAGCCGGAATGTCTTCGTCGCAACCGCGGCGGTACTCGCGCTTGGGCTGCCTGCGAGCGGCGTTGCGTTCGACGAAGGGGCCGAGGCCACCATCGACTACCGGCAGGGCGTGATGCGGGCCATCGGCGGCAACGTCGCCTCCACCGCGGCGATCGTGGTCGACGGGGCGGATTACCGCGACAATCTGGAGATGCACACCCGCTATCTGGTCGACGCGACCCGCGACATTCCGGGACTGTTTCCCGAGGGCTCGGACTTCGGCGAGACCGACGCGCTGGCTGCGGTCTGGGAAGAGCCCGAGAAGTTTGCCGAGCGCTCACGCGAGACGCACGAAGCGGCGGTGGCGCTGCACGAAGCCGTGGAGCGGGGCGATGACGCCGCGATCGGGCAGGGCTTCCGGGCCCTGGGGCAGTCCTGCCGGTCCTGTCACGAAGACTTCCGCCACCGCGACTGATTCCCTGGGCGTGGCAAGATCGACCCGGTTGGTGCGGGGGCGTTCGCTGCTCGCGGCGGCGCTCCTGCCGCCACTGCTGGCGTTTTCGGGCCTGGGTCCGGCGAGCCAGACGGCAAGCGGCAGCGAAGCCGACCCGGTACGTCAGGGCGAGTACCTGCTCAGGGCGGCCGGCTGCGTGTCCTGCCATACCGAAAAGCGGGACGACGCGCCGTTTCTCGCAGGCGGGCGGCCCATCGCGAGCCCGTTCGGCACCTTTTACGGGCCGAATATCACGCCCGACTCCGAGACCGGAATCGGCGGCTGGACCGAGGCCGACTTCGAACGCGCGCTGCGTCATGGGCGGAGCCCGTCGGGTCGGCATTACTACCCGGCGTTTCCGTACACATCCTACACCCGCATGCGCCGTGACGACGTGGCCGCCCTCTGGGCGTATCTGCAGACGGTGGAGCCGGTGCACCAGGAGAACCGGCAGCACGATCTGGCCTGGTACGTGCGGGCGCGCCCGGCGTTGGCCGTTTGGAAGTTCCTGCATTTCCGGGCAGGCGAGTTCACGCCTGATTCGGCCGCTTCGGACGAGTGGAATCGGGGCGCCTACCTGTCCCGCGCGCTCGCGCATTGTGCCGAATGCCACTCCCCGAGGACGCGAACCGGCGGCCTGGATCCGGACCGGCGCTATGCGGGTGCACGCCTGGCGGATGGCGACGCGGCGCCCAACATCACCCCCGACCGGGAGACCGGGATCGGCCGCTGGCGGCCCTCGCACATCGTGCGCTACCTCGATCTCGGCATGGATCCCGACGGGGATTTCGCCGGAGGGTCGATGGGGGACGTGATCGGCGAAGGAACCAGCCATCTGACTGTGGAAGACCGCCGTGCACTGGCCGTCTATCTGCAGTCGCTCGAGCCGATTCGCCACCGGGTGCCGCCCGCCGAGTGACGCAGGCAGGCGGCCTGCCGGAGCGACGGTGGGCTGCCGCCCGCATGCTGCCCGCAGGGCTCGTCAATTCCCGCGCGGCCGGTTGTCATCCCCGGTCCGGCTGCCTGGTTCGGCTTCGGGTGGCAACGCCCCGCTCTCATGCAGATCCGCTGGCTGGGACTCCCCGTCTGCGGTCTGCGCGTCGGCGGATTCGTCTTCCTCGGGCGGCTCCTGCTGTCTCCGCCACGGGGCCGGATCCAGCCGGTACATCATCAGCGCGCAGAGGATGCCCGACAGCGCCCCGAACAGATGGTATTCGAAGGACACGCCGGGTTCCTGCGGAAAGATGCCGGCCGCCATGCCGCCGAACACCAGGAAGACCACCAGTGCGAGCGCGATGGCCATCGGGTCGCGCCGCAGAAAACCGATCACGACGATGAAGAACATCAGCCCGTGGGTCAGGCCGCTGATGCCGATGTGGAAGCTCTCGCGAGCGAACAGCCAGACTCCGATGCCGCTGAACAGCCAGATCAGCGGGACGGCGAGCCGGGTCGCCCGCGGATAGCCGAACGTGGCCAGCGCGCCAAGGCCCAGCAGCGCGGGGGTATTGGCCATCAGGTGCATCCAGGATTCGTGGATCAACGGGGCGGTCAGGATCCCGGTGAGCGTCGCCGGGTCGCGGGGGAACACGCCGAGTCGTATCCAGTTCGCGCTCATCGCCGCCTGGATACCGGCGATCGTCCAGAGCACGGCGACCCCGAGCAGCGGCCACAGCAATGCGCGCCGGAAGCGGGTTCTTGGCGGGTCCGGCTCACGTTCCGGCGCTTTGGCAGGCCGATCACTCATTGCCGGCAACATACGGTGTAGTGCCGGCCGGCGGCAAGAAAGCCCGGTGCCCCGCGCTGGCGCATCGCCGGCGGGATGGACCTGGCAGCGAAAGGCGCCTGACAGTCATGGCCAGCGGCTACCCCCCGATGATGAAAGAGGCGTAGGGCGGAAAAGGCCGAAGGCCGTCATCCGCCATCCGGCGCCTGGGTCGCCGCGGGCGCCGGGGAGGCGCGAACGCCGTACGGCGGATGACGCTGCGCTATTCCGCCCTACGGGTCGCCCGGGACACGAGACAGGCCGTGACTTTCACGTTAACGTTGGGTCATCGCGAACGATGACTGGAGCGTCCGGATGAACTGGCCTGTGGTAACCGTGAGCGCGCTGGCGTTGCTGCTCGTTGCCTGTGGAGGCGGCGGCGACGGCGACGCACCATCCGGGTTCACGCTGTCGGGCGTGATCAAGGCGGATGCGTTGAACCGGGTCGATTCCGATACCAACGATCCGGAAACCCCGATGATCCGCAACAATACCGCCGGCGAGGCACAGCAGGTGCCGGCGCCGGCGTTGATCGGCGGCTTCGTGGCGGCTCCCTTTACGGCTACCCGGTTTGGTCCCGCGGGCGACGAGTGGGATATCTACCAGGTCGACCTGCAGGCCGGTCAGCCCATCGTGCTGGAGTTTCCCGACGCCACCGTCGCCGATCTCGATCTCTATCTCTCCGATCGCAGCGGCACGATCGTCGATGCTTCGCTAGGAGTCGGTTCCCGGCAGTCGCTGGTGGTTCCACGCGATGACCGCTACTTCGTCGCCGTCCATGCCTATGCCGGTCGCTCCAACTATTCCCTGCGGCTCGATGCCGTGTCTGCGCTGACGCAGGCATCCGTGCCGCGCGGGCCGCGACTCTCCGACCGGTTCGCGCCCGGCGAGATGATTGTGAGGCTCGGCGCCGACGCCGGCAGAGGTCCGGTGCAGCCGAAGATCGAAGCGCAATCCGTCGGTCTGAAGACCGTGGCCGGCGCTCCCGACCGCGAACAGTTGTGGCGCATCCCCGCCGGGCAGGCGGAACAGGTGCTCGGCATCCTGGGTGAGCGCAGCCCCGCGGTGAATGCCCTGCATTTTTCCGACCCCGAGGATCTCGAGCGCTACCAGACACTGATCGCACTCAAGGAACTCGAACGGCGGCCCGGAGTTGCCTCGGTTTCGCCCAACTACCGGCTGCAACCGCAACGACTGCCGAACGATCCGCTGCAGGGGCTGCAGTGGTACCACCGGAACATCGATCTTCCGGGCGCCTGGGACGTGTCGACCGGGCAGGCGCCCGATGCGGAGATGATCATCGCGGTGATCGACACCGGCGTCTTTCTCGATCACGAGGACTTGCGCGACCGGCTGGTTCCCGGCTTCGATTTCATTTCGAACCCGGATGTGGCCCGGGACGGCGACGGGATCGATCCCAACCCC is a window from the Thioalkalivibrio paradoxus ARh 1 genome containing:
- a CDS encoding c-type cytochrome encodes the protein MGPASQTASGSEADPVRQGEYLLRAAGCVSCHTEKRDDAPFLAGGRPIASPFGTFYGPNITPDSETGIGGWTEADFERALRHGRSPSGRHYYPAFPYTSYTRMRRDDVAALWAYLQTVEPVHQENRQHDLAWYVRARPALAVWKFLHFRAGEFTPDSAASDEWNRGAYLSRALAHCAECHSPRTRTGGLDPDRRYAGARLADGDAAPNITPDRETGIGRWRPSHIVRYLDLGMDPDGDFAGGSMGDVIGEGTSHLTVEDRRALAVYLQSLEPIRHRVPPAE
- a CDS encoding rhomboid family intramembrane serine protease, with the protein product MSDRPAKAPEREPDPPRTRFRRALLWPLLGVAVLWTIAGIQAAMSANWIRLGVFPRDPATLTGILTAPLIHESWMHLMANTPALLGLGALATFGYPRATRLAVPLIWLFSGIGVWLFARESFHIGISGLTHGLMFFIVVIGFLRRDPMAIALALVVFLVFGGMAAGIFPQEPGVSFEYHLFGALSGILCALMMYRLDPAPWRRQQEPPEEDESADAQTADGESQPADLHESGALPPEAEPGSRTGDDNRPRGN
- a CDS encoding c-type cytochrome is translated as MQRTMRMSRNVFVATAAVLALGLPASGVAFDEGAEATIDYRQGVMRAIGGNVASTAAIVVDGADYRDNLEMHTRYLVDATRDIPGLFPEGSDFGETDALAAVWEEPEKFAERSRETHEAAVALHEAVERGDDAAIGQGFRALGQSCRSCHEDFRHRD